From Arachis stenosperma cultivar V10309 chromosome 2, arast.V10309.gnm1.PFL2, whole genome shotgun sequence, one genomic window encodes:
- the LOC130963002 gene encoding kinesin-like protein KIN-14L, which produces MGVPLGRHYLFLTTFLFVKPILIRSLLSHISLLCFSGIPANIESDRKRKKSPVVPAEQKEKHKPHLNKTKKMSYCGNSHGGDGGELILIRSPLSDTSLLTLSEIPAKIDSDRKRKKCPVVPMEQKEKHKQHLNNTNKMSYCSSSDGLDGGSQVEDIATKDSGYNRVVEENGKLFNMVQDLKGNIRVYCKIRPTFQAKSKNIIDFIGEDGSVFSLDPSKTLKDGRKLFHFSRDIDPLIRSVMDGYNVCIFAYGETRSRKTYTMCPSGGTFKDMWINYLPLNYLFRMCNDRKNIMTYDIYVQMVEIYNEQFRNLLAKDETDNKLEIRSCNDDQLSLLDATFRPVTSTSDVLTLMKLGEVNCAVSSTALNNRSSCSHG; this is translated from the exons ATGGGTGTTCCATTAGGAAGACATTATCTCTTCCTCACTACTTTCCTTTTCGTCAAGCCGATTCTGATTCGGAGCCTTCTCAGTCACATATCTCTTCTCTGTTTCTCTGGAATTCCGGCGAACATAGAGTCTGATCGAAAGAGGAAGAAGTCTCCAGTGGTGCCGGCGGAGCAGAAGGAGAAGCATAAGCCACATTTGAACAAGACGAAGAAGATGTCATACTGTGGCAATAGCCACGGTGGTGATGGAGGTGAG CTGATTCTGATTCGGAGCCCTCTCAGTGACACATCTCTTCTCACTCTCTCTGAAATTCCGGCGAAGATAGACTCCGAtcggaagaggaagaagtgtcCGGTAGTGCCGATGGAGCAGAAGGAGAAGCATAAGCAGCATTTGAATAATACGAACAAGATGTCGTACTGTAGCAGCAGCGACGGTCTTGATGGAG GGAGTCAAGTAGAGGATATAGCAACTAAAGATAGTGGATATAACAGAGTAGTAGAAGAGAATGGGAAATTATTTAACATGGTTCAAGATCTGAAAG GTAATATTCGAGTTTACTGCAAAATCAGACCCACATTCCAGGCTAAATCCAAGAATATTATTGATTTCATTGGGGAGGATGGTTCTGTATTCAGTTTAGATCCATCCAAAACATTGAAAGATGGAAGGAAACTTTTTCACTTCAGTCGG GACATAGACCCGTTAATTAGATCCGTGATGGATGGATATAATGTTTGTATTTTCGCATATGGTGAAACTAGATCTAGGAAGACATACACCATG TGTCCATCAGGTGGAACCTTTAAGGATATGTGGATCAATTATCTCCCTCTTAACTATTTGTTTCGAATGTGTAATGACAGGAAAAACATTATGACATATGACATTTATGTTCAAATGGTTGAGATTTACAATGAACAATTTAGAAACCTACTTGCTAAGGACGAAACAGATAATAAATTAGAGATTAGGAGCTGTAATGATGATCAATTGAGTCTTCTTGATGCTACATTTCGTCCGGTGACATCTACAAGTGATGTTTTGACCCTGATGAAACTCGGTGAGGTCAACTGTGCTGTCAGTTCTACTGCACTGAACAATAGGAGTAGTTGTTCCCACgggtaa